From the Purpureocillium takamizusanense chromosome 6, complete sequence genome, one window contains:
- the PRO2 gene encoding Glutamate-5-semialdehyde dehydrogenase (COG:E~BUSCO:EOG0926388H~EggNog:ENOG503NU0M), translating to MSLTNASPEAAAAAAKTASFTLAALPASDRNAALDAIHDALAAARDDILAANARDLELARKAAADGSLSAALVSRLDLGKKGKFDDMLRGILDVRDLPDPLGRVQMRTRLDDGYNLERVSCPIGVLLIIFEARPEVIANIAALAVKSGNAAILKGGRESTESFVAISRAISAALERGPVPNDAVQLVTTRDAIAALLAQDRHIDLVIPRGSNDLVRYIKESTKIPVLGHADGLCSIYLTASADAQKAARAVVDAKTSYPAACNSVETLLVQDSALLTVFRDVAAALAAAGVTLRCDPAAKAIASDLVPAERLLDAVPADYDTEFLSLDIAVRTVSNFDEAVTHINAHGSHHTDAIFTSDTAEAERFMDQVDSAGAYWNASTRTADGMRYGFGTEVGISTNKIHARGPVGLEGLTIYKYKVRGDYQATADYGDGEGKRPWKHEKLDI from the exons ATGTCCCTCACCAACGCCTcccccgaggccgccgccgccgctgccaagaCGGCCTCCTtcaccctcgccgcgctgcccgcctcggatcgcaacgccgccctcgacgccattcacgacgccctcgctgccgctcgcGATGACAttctcgccgccaacgcgcgcgacctcgagctcgcccgcaaggccgccgccgacggctccctgagcgccgccctcgtctcccgcctcgacctcggcaagaagggcaagtTCGACGATATGCTGCGCGGCATCCTCGATGTCCGCGACCTGCCCGACCCGC TCGGCCGCGTGCAGATGCGCAcgcgccttgacgacggTTATAACCTCGAGCGCGTCTCATGCCCCATCGGCGTCCTGCTCATCATCTTCGAGGCCCGCCCCGAGGTCATCGCCAACatcgccgctctcgccgtcAAATCCGgcaacgccgccatcctcaagggcgggcgcgagTCCACCGAGTCATTCGTCGCCATCTCgcgcgccatctccgccgccctcgagcgcgggCCCGTCcccaacgacgccgtccagctcgtcaccacccgcgacgccatcgctgccctcctcgcccaggacCGCCACATCGACCTCGTCATTCCCCGCGGCTCAAACGACCTCGTCCGCTACATCAAGGAGTCCACCAAGATCCCGGTCCTCGGCCACGCGGACGGCCTCTGCTCCATCTACCTCACCGCCTCTGCGGACGCCCAAAAggccgcccgtgccgtcgTTGACGCAAAGACGAGCTACCCTGCCGCCTGCAACAGCGTCGAAACCCTACTCGTCCAAGACTCGGCCCTGCTTACTGTAttccgcgacgtcgccgccgcccttgccgccgccggcgtcacccTGCGCTGCGAcccggccgccaaggccatcgccTCGGACCTCGTCCCcgccgagcgcctcctcgatgccgtcccCGCCGACTACGATACCGAGTTTCTCTCCCTCGATATCGCTGTCCGTACCGTCTCCAACTTCGATGAGGCTGTCACCCACATCAACGCTCACGGCTCCCACCACACCGACGCCATCTTCACCTCGGacaccgccgaggccgagcgctTCATGGACCAGGTCGACTCGGCCGGCGCCTACTGGAATGCCTCTACCCGTaccgccgacggcatgcgCTACGGCTTCGGCACCGAGGTCGGCATCAGCACCAACAAGATCCACGCCCGCGGGCCCGTCGGTCTCGAGGGTCTCACCATCTACAAGTACAAGGTCCGCGGTGACTACCAGGCCACCGCCGACTACGGAGACGGCGAAGGTAAGCGGCCGTGGAAGCACGAGAAGCTGGATA